One Streptomyces zhihengii genomic window, TGGTGTCGGGTGCGGGTAGTCATCCCCGCCTATGCGAGGAGCAAGGCGTGCACTTCAAGGCGCAGCCCCTGCCAGGGCCATCCCCGCATTTGCGGGAGCAGACGAAGCATATCGAGGGGCGTTCTGCTGAGGATCATCCCCACCTAGGCAGGGAACAGCCGATGAGATGGCTGTCGCGGACCGCGGCTCCGGGCCGTTCCACAATGTGCGGAGGCTGGTCCCGCCCGCTTAGCATCCTTCCAGGATCAGGCAAGGGCAATCCCCCACCTGCGGGGAGCAGACCAGCTCGGTCCTGCCGTTGATGATGTCGGGACCATCCCCACGCTGCGGCGCGTTGACTGGCAAGTCTGACCACGTGGAGAGCTCGGGCTAACTGGACTCAACCTCGTAGCAAGGGGGCCTGCGGCACGCACGGCAGGTGCTGACGACCTGGGGAGACGATGTACCAGTGGCGGTGGTGGAAGGCCGCCGAGCTGGCTGGGCCGGCCGTCCCTTGCGGCCAAGGGCAGACTGGGCGCAGGCATTCAGGCGCCGCGTGCGTCTCCTGTGGCAGACGGCTCAGGTGTCTCAGCTGGGGGCTACGTGCCGCAGCGGTCCCGTGGGGAACCCGCTGCGTGTAACGACTCAGATTCTGCCCTCAGGGCTCGACAGGTGTGCGCGCAGCCTCGTCTCGGCATGGTCGGCTTCCAGGTGCGGGGCGATAGTGATGTACATCTCGGTGGTCCCGTGGGCGGTTACTGATGCCCAGAGCAGTAGCCCCCAGAGCAGGATGGCGACGCCGTCCTGGCGGCGGATTCCGATGCCGACCGGCACAGCGGCCCCTACGCGTGAGGGCGGAGCGCTGGAGACGTCGGGCGTCGTGTAGGAGGCGTGGTCGTCGCCGGCCAGGACCGCTGGCGCTGCCAGGACTTTCACCCATTCCACGGTGACGCCTGGCAAGATCCGCTGCAGCGCGGCTGTTGTCCACACCCGTACGACGGCGGGAGGGTCGCCGAGCATGTGCAACGGGCAGTCGGGGTCCGCGAGCCGCTCGAAGTCGTCCTGCGGCATGCCGTAGTGCTCGTTCTCGAAGATCTCTCCCGTCTTGCGGCCTCGATGGTCCACTTTCCAGCCGCGACGGATTGTCTCTTTCGGTGTCCACCCGTCTTCGCCAGCGTATTCCCCGGAGATCTCGTAGATCCAGCTCCCGCCCTGCTGCGGTTCTGCCTTACGCCTGCGCGATCCGAATAGGCCCATCCGTTCCCCCATATCCCGTTCAGTGGTCTTCGCCTTGAGAGCTCCGGCGCTGCCTCCGCCTCGCCCCGTGGCCACCGGAATCTGCCCAGCTAGCCAGCATGGCAGTCGGCGTGCACCACCATGACCGGAACCGACCCACGAGGCTGATCGCCGCAATACTCGGAGATTGTCCAGCTGGGCTCCTTCCTCTTATGGGGGGGATCCAGGGCCGAGTGCAAGTACGAGTGGAGCCAGAGAGCCAGTTGGGCCATCCCACCGTTCTCGGGAGCGCTCGACATCGATCGGCATGCGGACCTGCGTGCCGGACGATCCCCGCAAGTCCGGAGAGCAGACCCTCTTGTAGCCCAGTCGGCATCAACCCCGCCCAAGCACGGGGGAAGCCGGTGAAGAGAGGCGCGCCGTCCCACTCCGGTCGGGCCATCCCTGCGTGAGCGGGGAGAAGTGCGGCCGCTGCATCCACGGCGGCCTGTCCAGCCCCGCCCCCGCCCCCGCCCCCGGGAAGCAGACATGATGTCGTTCCAGCATCCCTTGGTGCCTGGACCATTGCGCGCGAGCGGCATGCGGGGCGGTGTCATCGTGGCCGTTTGGCGTGGCTTTCAGCAATACCGCCAGATCGCGGCAACACCGGCTCCGGTACCGCTTCCTCCCCTGCGCGGCAAGGAACAGCGCGCAAGGAGCCCAGGGCACGGACGCAGGGGAGATGGCCCGCTCCTGGCGAGTTGCTGGTTGAGCCGTATCCTGCCGCGGACGAACGGCCTGGGGTCATCCCCGCACAGTCGGGGAGTATTTTTCAATGGTGCCGGTAAGCGTGGACCATCCCCGCGTGCACAGGGCCCAGTCGACGTTGATCGGTCCGATCGGCCACCACCGCGTGCCGAGAGCACTGCCGCGACACTAGCGTTTGCAACTCAACTCCGACACCGGTCCCTTGAGTGGAAGGCTCCTCGCCTCCGGGGGGCGTTGGCACGAGCGCAGAGCCAAGACGGCGTGCCTAACAACCTCCGCAGTATCCCCGCATAGGCGCGGGGAGCAAACCTGTTGCCGCGCGGCAACGGCTCAGTCGGGATCAACCCCAGTTGGGCAGGGAGCACAGCGGGAGGAGATGCACGGCGCCCCTTCCGGGGCCTTCCGGTGCATGCTTGCAGGAACTGGGGAACTCCCGGTGAGTTGCCGGGTTATCCCGCGCCAGCGGGGAACAGGGCGTGTTCAGCCGGAGTGTGTAACTGATGGGGCGGACCATCCCCGCTCATGTGGGGAGCGACGTGCCTATCCGGGAGTCTCCAACCGCACAAGTCTCTTCGTACATCTATCACCAGGGACGCCGGATCGCGCTACTGCTTCGTCAGATCGTCAATGCGGTGCGGAGGAAGCGTCCTCACGAGCTGGCGGACCTCGCCTGCGGCACACGAACGATGACCTGAGCCTCGCTATGCGACGACGGCGCGAACTGGGCCGCAGGGGCAAAGAGGCGCCGAGCCGGGCAAGTGCGGCCCTTACCGACCCCAGGGTGTCGGTCCGGGTACTTCGGCCTGTCCCGATGGGCACAGATACTGTCGCGAATGTTCAACTGCGCCACATCGCTGACTTTATCAGCTAGAAAAGGTGAGCCTTACCTAAGTTCCTAACGAAAGCGATGCCCCGTCCCATGAGCACTCCGCGCCTGCGAGTCTGCGTTGCCGCAGCCACCCTCCTGATCGGTCTGACCGCCTGCGGCGGCGAGAGCGGTGACCACGGCAAGGGCGACGGCACGACCGACGGCGCCTCACGGCAGTTCCCGATGACGATCGAACACGCGCTTGGCACCACGGAGATTCCTTCCAAGCCTCAGCGTGTCGCCACCGTGAACTGGGCCAACGACGAGGTCCCGCTCGCGCTCGGGGTGGTGCCGGTCGGCATGGCCAAGGCCACCTTCGGCGACGACGACAACGACGGCGTACTGCCGTGGACCGAGGACCGCCTGAAGGAACTCGGAGCCAAGACCCCGGTCCTGTTCGACGAGACCGACGGAATCGACTTCGAGGCGGTGGCGGACACCAAGCCGGACGTCATCCTGGCCGCGTACTCCGGACTGACCAAGCAGGACTACGAGACTCTGAGCCAGATCGCTCCCGTCGTCGCCTATCCCGACGCGCCGTGGGCCACCCCGTGGCGCGACATCATCCGCCAGAACAGCAAGGCGATCGGCCTCGGAACCGAGGGCGACCAGCTCATCGGCCGCATCGAGGGACAGATCACCGAGACCGCCGCCAAGTACCCGCAGCTCAAGGGCAAGTCGGCGATGTTCATGACCCACGTCTCGTCCAAGGACGTGAGCGAGGTCGGCTTCTATAGCGCGCATGACACCCGGACGCAGTTCTTCACCGACCTCGGCATGAGAATCCCGGACAGCGTCTCTGAAGCCTCCCAGGGCACCAAGAAGTTCGTCCTCAGCAAGAGCGCGGAGCACATCGACGACTTCAACGACGTCGACATCGTCACCGGCTACGGCGACAGCAAGAACGAGCTGCTCAACGCCCTGAAGAAGGACCCGCTGACCTCCAAGCTCAAGGCCGTCCAGCAGGGCTCCGTCTACCTGCTGCCCGACAGCACGCCCCTGGCCACTGCGGCCAACCCGACGCCTCTGTCGATCTCGTACGTCCTTGACGACTACCTCAAGGAGCTCGCCAAGGCCGCGGAAAAGGCGGAATGACCGTCATCGAGACCCTGAGCCCGCCGGACGCCGCCCCCGCGCGGCGTCCGGCGCGCACGAGGGTGATCTGGCTGTTCGTGCTCGTCGGCGTCCTGGCGGCGTCCGTCGTCGCCTCGCTCGCCTTCGGCTCGCGCACCGTCGCCTGGTCCGACCTCTGGTCGGCCCTGGGCGGGGCGGAGGGGACCCTGGAGGAAGCCGCGGTCGCCAAGCGCATCCCCCGCACCCTGCTCGCCACCGTCGCCGGTGCCGCACTGGGCATCGCCGGGGCGGTCATGCAGGGGGTCACGCGCAACCCGCTGGCCGACCCCGGCATCCTCGGGGTCAACATGGGCGCCTCGCTCGCCGTGGTCACCGCCATCGCCTACTTCGGCCTGGCATCGGCATCCGGATACATCTGGGTGGCGATGGCCGGCGCAGCCGTGAGCGCGGTCTTCGTGTACGCCGTCGGTTCGCTGGGGCGCGGCGGCGCCACGCCACTGAAACTCGCCCTGGCCGGCGCGGCGATCTCCGCCGCGCTCGCCTCACTCGTGAGCGCCGTCGTCCTGCCGCGCACCGACATCGGCGACACCTTCCGGCTCTGGCAGGTCGGCACCGTGGGCGGCGCGTCGTACGACCAGCTCCGCACGGTCGCGCCCTACCTCCTCGCCGGCTTCGTCATCTGCCTCGCCTCGGCACGCTCGCTCAACTCGCTGGCCCTGGGCGACGATCTGGCAGCGGGACTCGGAGAAAGGGTCGCGCTGGTGCGGGCCGGCGCCGCCCTCGGCGCCGTGATCCTCTGCGGCGCCACGACCGCCGCCGTCGGGCCGATCGGCTTCGTCGGCCTGCTCGTCCCGCACGCCTGCCGACTCCTGATCGGCGTCGACCACCGCTGGCTGCTGCCATTCTCCGCGCTCAGCGGCGCCGTCCTGCTGACTGTCGCGGATGTCATCGGACGGGTCGTGGCCAGACCGGCCGAGATCGACGTGGGCATCGTGACCGCCATCGTCGGCGCCCCCTTCTTCATCCACATCGTCCGCCGACAGAAAGTCACGTCCCTGTGAGCGCCCCCGCCGCCGGCACCTCCGCGACGCTGCGGGCGGTCCACCAGGCACGCATCCGCCGCAACAGCCGACGCCGGCTCCTCCTGCTCCTCCTCCTGCTGCTCATCCTGGCCACCTTCGCCATCACCCTCATGGCCGGGCACACCTTCTACCCGGCCCGTGACGTGCTCCGCGCCATCATGGGAGAGGACGTGCCCGGCGCCTCCTTCACCGTCGGCCGGCTCCGCCTGCCCAGAGCGGTGCTGGCCGTGACAGCGGGGTGCAGCTTCGGGGTCGCCGGCGTCACCTTCCAGACCATGCTCCGCAACCCCCTGGCCAGCCCCGACATCATCGGTATCAGCGCCGGTGCCAGCGCCGCGGCCGCCGTCGCCATCGTCGCCCTCTCCCTCGGGGGCACCCAGGTGTCGGCCGTCGCGATCGCCGCCGCACTCGGCGTCGCCCTCCTCGTCTACGTCCTGGCCTTCCGCGACGGAGTCGCCGGCACCCGGCTCATCCTCATCGGCATCGGGATGGCCGCCCTGCTCGACAGCGTCACCTCCTACGCGCTCTCCCAAGCGGGCGGCTGGGACCTGCAGGAGGCCACGCGCTGGCTCACCGGCAGCCTGAACGGCTCCACCTGGGACGAGACGGTGCCCACGGTCATCGCCCTGCTCGTCCTCGGACCCGTCCTGCTCCACCAGAGCCGCAACCTGAACACCCTGCGGCTCGGCGACGACACCGCATCCGCGCTCGGCGTCCGCGTCGAACGCACCCGGCTCGTCGGCATCGTCGCCGCCGTGGGCCTGATCGCCTTCGCGACCGCCGCCGCGGGCCCCATCGCCTTCGTGGCCTTCCTGTCCGGGCCGATCGCCGCCCGGCTGGTGGGCGGCGGACACTCCCTCCTCCTCCCCGCCGGCCTCGTCGGCGCCCTGCTCGTGATCGTGGCCGACTTCACGGGCCAGTACGCCTTCGACACCCGCTACCCCGTAGGCATCATCACCGGCGTCCTCGGCGCCCCCTACCTCGTGTATCTCCTCGTACGCACCAACCGAGCCGGAGGCTCACTGTGACCGCGTCCCACTCCCTCAGCACCGAGGACCTCACCCTCGGCTACGGCGACCGCGACATCATCCACGGCCTCGACCTCGCCCTGGAGCCGGGGCGGATCACGGTGATCGTCGGCGCCAACGCCTGCGGCAAGTCGACGCTGCTGCGCTCCATGACACGTCTCCTCCACCCCCGGGCCGGCCGCGTCCTCCTGGACGGAAAGGAGGTGCACCGACTCCCGGCCAGGGTGCTCGCCAAAAGGATCGGGCTGCTGCCGCAATCACCCGTCACCCCCGAGGGCATCACCGTGCTCGACCTCGTCGGCCGCGGCCGCCACCCGCACCAGCGGACCTTCTCCGCATGGTCGGCGCAGGACAGTGCCGCGGTGACACAGGCGCTGGAGGCCACGCATACAGCGGACCTGATCGACCGAGCCGTGGACGAACTTTCCGGCGGCCAGCGGCAGCGCGTCTGGATCGCCATGGCCCTCGCCCAGCAGACAGACGTGCTCCTCCTCGACGAGCCCACCACCTTCCTCGACATCAGCCACCAGGTCGAAGTCCTCGACCTGCTCACCGACCTCAACCGCACCCGCGGCACCACCATCGTGATGACCCTGCACGACCTCAACCTGGCCGCACGGTACGCGGACCGCCTGATCGCCCTGGCCGACGGCCGGCTTCACGCGACCGGCACCACCGAGGAGGTCATGACCGAGGACACCGTACGGGCCGTGTACGGCATGGACAGCCGCGTCATCGAGGACCCCGTCTCGGGGAAGCCGCTCGTGCTCCCGATC contains:
- a CDS encoding iron-siderophore ABC transporter substrate-binding protein, which codes for MSTPRLRVCVAAATLLIGLTACGGESGDHGKGDGTTDGASRQFPMTIEHALGTTEIPSKPQRVATVNWANDEVPLALGVVPVGMAKATFGDDDNDGVLPWTEDRLKELGAKTPVLFDETDGIDFEAVADTKPDVILAAYSGLTKQDYETLSQIAPVVAYPDAPWATPWRDIIRQNSKAIGLGTEGDQLIGRIEGQITETAAKYPQLKGKSAMFMTHVSSKDVSEVGFYSAHDTRTQFFTDLGMRIPDSVSEASQGTKKFVLSKSAEHIDDFNDVDIVTGYGDSKNELLNALKKDPLTSKLKAVQQGSVYLLPDSTPLATAANPTPLSISYVLDDYLKELAKAAEKAE
- a CDS encoding FecCD family ABC transporter permease, which produces MTVIETLSPPDAAPARRPARTRVIWLFVLVGVLAASVVASLAFGSRTVAWSDLWSALGGAEGTLEEAAVAKRIPRTLLATVAGAALGIAGAVMQGVTRNPLADPGILGVNMGASLAVVTAIAYFGLASASGYIWVAMAGAAVSAVFVYAVGSLGRGGATPLKLALAGAAISAALASLVSAVVLPRTDIGDTFRLWQVGTVGGASYDQLRTVAPYLLAGFVICLASARSLNSLALGDDLAAGLGERVALVRAGAALGAVILCGATTAAVGPIGFVGLLVPHACRLLIGVDHRWLLPFSALSGAVLLTVADVIGRVVARPAEIDVGIVTAIVGAPFFIHIVRRQKVTSL
- a CDS encoding FecCD family ABC transporter permease yields the protein MSAPAAGTSATLRAVHQARIRRNSRRRLLLLLLLLLILATFAITLMAGHTFYPARDVLRAIMGEDVPGASFTVGRLRLPRAVLAVTAGCSFGVAGVTFQTMLRNPLASPDIIGISAGASAAAAVAIVALSLGGTQVSAVAIAAALGVALLVYVLAFRDGVAGTRLILIGIGMAALLDSVTSYALSQAGGWDLQEATRWLTGSLNGSTWDETVPTVIALLVLGPVLLHQSRNLNTLRLGDDTASALGVRVERTRLVGIVAAVGLIAFATAAAGPIAFVAFLSGPIAARLVGGGHSLLLPAGLVGALLVIVADFTGQYAFDTRYPVGIITGVLGAPYLVYLLVRTNRAGGSL
- a CDS encoding ABC transporter ATP-binding protein, translating into MTASHSLSTEDLTLGYGDRDIIHGLDLALEPGRITVIVGANACGKSTLLRSMTRLLHPRAGRVLLDGKEVHRLPARVLAKRIGLLPQSPVTPEGITVLDLVGRGRHPHQRTFSAWSAQDSAAVTQALEATHTADLIDRAVDELSGGQRQRVWIAMALAQQTDVLLLDEPTTFLDISHQVEVLDLLTDLNRTRGTTIVMTLHDLNLAARYADRLIALADGRLHATGTTEEVMTEDTVRAVYGMDSRVIEDPVSGKPLVLPIGRHNSAPATPYQQARTSTTN